Proteins encoded by one window of Aulosira sp. FACHB-615:
- a CDS encoding response regulator transcription factor, translating into MRILVVEDDIQLAEVLAEALNRRQYVVDIAKDGEAAWNSTQSMKYDLIVLDITLPKLDGIKFCHQLRTVGINNAAHRNATIPVLMLTARDTVADKIAGLDAGADDYVAKPFDLEELMARIRALLRRGSSSSTVSLLWEKLYLNPSTYEATYDGYPLSLTLKEYAILELLVANGRRVLSRSSIIEQVWSVDESPVEETIRSHIRCIRQKLKALGAAENFIETVHGLGYRLK; encoded by the coding sequence ATGCGGATTTTAGTAGTTGAAGATGATATTCAACTCGCAGAAGTACTAGCAGAAGCACTCAACAGACGACAATATGTGGTGGATATTGCCAAAGATGGAGAAGCCGCTTGGAACTCTACACAATCCATGAAATATGATTTAATAGTCCTGGATATCACCTTGCCTAAGCTAGATGGAATTAAGTTTTGTCACCAATTACGTACTGTCGGCATAAACAATGCTGCACATCGTAATGCAACTATACCAGTGTTAATGTTAACAGCCCGTGACACCGTAGCTGACAAGATTGCTGGGTTAGATGCTGGTGCAGATGATTATGTAGCCAAACCATTTGATTTAGAAGAGTTAATGGCTAGAATTCGTGCGTTACTTAGACGGGGTAGTTCCAGCAGCACAGTAAGTCTGTTATGGGAAAAATTATACCTCAATCCCAGCACCTATGAAGCTACTTACGATGGCTATCCCCTATCATTAACTCTCAAAGAATATGCAATTTTAGAATTACTGGTTGCTAATGGTAGACGAGTACTAAGTCGTTCTAGCATTATTGAACAAGTTTGGTCAGTTGATGAATCTCCTGTTGAAGAAACAATCAGATCCCATATTCGGTGCATTCGACAAAAGCTGAAGGCGTTAGGTGCAGCAGAAAACTTCATTGAAACTGTTCATGGACTAGGATATCGCTTGAAATAG
- a CDS encoding heme peroxidase family protein: protein MNSPKVKGSKDKALLKKKILSILAIAITAIFSIGVIVGGFLDREVKAQSVDATLPSRFGRMFRNLPPFAPPSPIVKNALMEMGKPGGILDAKDNLAAGPIALITDPTLNVNNPNNPTHTAGTTFMSQFLDLDITFDTTSRLGQVTPPVSATNSRTAAFDLDNIYGSGPIGSPNLYDPQDPSKLKLESGGLFEDLPRDANNRAIIADPRGDQHLIISGLVTAFYSFHNHLVDLVRSQSPNISNDDVFRQARQLTTWHYQWTILHEFLPLVVGQDMVNDILKNGRKFYNPLPNRGFIPVEFQIGYRIGHSMIRPSYRANLAGDNGKPFFAFIFDPSQEGKPDPDDLRGRARAARRFIGWQTFFDFGDNQVRPNKLIDTKISSPLFNLPLQTIGSGTPPTSLIQRNLLRHLTWLLPSGQSIAQKMGVPVLSKYDLAELRSIYPTFDTSTPLWYYILKEAELKEKGLHLGQVGGRIVGEVIIGLLQVDPNSYLNVNPSWVPTLPTKTGKPQDFRMTDLLTFAGVDPASRGQ from the coding sequence ATGAATAGCCCAAAAGTTAAAGGCTCGAAAGATAAAGCACTCTTAAAAAAGAAAATCCTTTCTATTTTAGCGATCGCTATTACTGCTATTTTTTCTATCGGTGTGATAGTTGGTGGTTTTCTTGACAGAGAAGTGAAAGCACAGTCTGTTGATGCAACTCTACCCAGTAGATTCGGCAGGATGTTTCGTAATCTACCACCCTTTGCGCCACCCAGCCCGATTGTTAAAAATGCTCTGATGGAAATGGGTAAACCAGGGGGTATCTTAGATGCTAAAGACAATTTAGCCGCAGGGCCAATAGCTCTCATTACTGATCCTACTCTCAACGTTAACAATCCCAACAACCCCACCCATACAGCTGGTACAACCTTTATGTCCCAGTTTTTGGATCTTGACATAACCTTTGATACGACATCTCGACTAGGCCAAGTAACACCTCCAGTCTCGGCAACAAACTCTCGAACCGCAGCCTTTGACCTTGATAATATCTACGGTTCTGGGCCGATAGGTTCGCCAAATCTATACGACCCTCAAGATCCAAGTAAACTGAAACTTGAAAGTGGCGGTTTGTTTGAAGATTTACCGAGAGATGCAAACAATCGAGCGATTATTGCCGACCCACGCGGTGATCAGCATCTCATTATCAGTGGATTGGTAACTGCGTTCTATAGCTTTCACAATCATCTGGTGGATTTAGTTAGATCCCAGTCTCCTAATATCTCGAACGATGATGTTTTTCGTCAGGCTCGTCAATTGACCACATGGCACTACCAATGGACAATTCTCCATGAATTTTTGCCCCTGGTAGTTGGTCAAGATATGGTGAATGACATCTTAAAAAATGGGCGTAAATTTTATAATCCCTTGCCAAATAGAGGATTTATCCCGGTTGAGTTTCAAATTGGTTATCGTATCGGTCACAGCATGATCCGGCCTTCTTACCGAGCTAACTTGGCTGGTGACAATGGCAAGCCCTTCTTTGCATTCATTTTCGATCCTTCTCAAGAGGGAAAACCTGATCCAGATGACCTCCGTGGTCGAGCAAGAGCAGCACGACGCTTTATTGGCTGGCAGACATTTTTCGACTTTGGAGATAATCAAGTCAGACCGAATAAATTAATCGATACGAAAATTTCTAGCCCACTGTTTAACTTGCCACTTCAGACTATTGGTTCCGGTACTCCTCCGACTTCACTTATCCAACGTAACCTGCTCCGACACCTGACTTGGCTACTACCATCTGGTCAAAGCATCGCTCAGAAGATGGGTGTACCTGTACTTAGCAAGTACGACTTGGCAGAACTGCGGAGTATTTACCCTACCTTCGATACTTCCACACCGCTTTGGTACTACATCCTCAAAGAAGCTGAACTGAAAGAAAAAGGCTTGCATCTAGGCCAAGTTGGCGGTCGGATTGTTGGTGAGGTAATTATCGGTCTGCTTCAGGTTGACCCAAATTCTTATCTAAATGTAAATCCGTCTTGGGTGCCAACTTTACCCACCAAAACTGGCAAACCTCAAGATTTTCGGATGACTGATCTCTTAACTTTTGCTGGTGTAGATCCGGCTAGTCGTGGTCAGTGA
- a CDS encoding Ig-like domain-containing protein, whose translation MSIQFNGSYSENFDSLASSGNSNELPTGWALLETGTSANVNGQYTAGTGSNTAGDTYSFGATGSSERAFGTLLSGTITPTIGANFTNTTGSTITTLNLSYRGEQWRLGATGRADRLDFQYSLDATSLNTGTWVDVDNLDFNSPVITGSVGALDGNTNSSQITASITGLNIPSGGTFWFRWVDFNASGSDDGLGIDDFSLSTGVTPPAVPTVAIAATDATAAESGTEPGTFRITRTGDTTNALTVNYTVAGGANQTDYTPNLTGSVIIPAGQSFVDVTITPVDDSLVEGNETVTLTLVDAADYDLGATATATVTITDNDVAPGAVRIHDIQGTAHISPLNGQGVVNVAGIVTAIASNGFYIQDPTPDNNDATSEGIFIFTGTTSAILSARTVGEAVLVSGTVSEFRPGGSSNNLTITQIGNNNSVQSLSVSAWTTAPTTTITPTILGNGGRTIPTQVINDDTNGNVETGGDFDPVNEGIDFYESVEGMLVQINNAIATSPTANFGTSEEIWVLADNGANATSITERGGSLITATDYNPERIQIDDLINGSITLPDVNVGAQLSTITGVVSYDFNNYEVLVPSAPIEVQASTLQREVTNLTGTADQLTVATFNVENLDPGDGATQFANLANRIVNNLRSPDIISLEEIQDNNGAINDSVVDASVTFQTLIDAIAQAGGPTYEYRQINPVDDTNGGEPGGNIRVGFLFNPNRVSFVDRPGGGSTTNISVTNADGTPTLSTSPGLIDPTNPAFSSSRKPLVGEFIFNGQSVYLIGNHFNSKGGDQPLFGPNQPPVLSSEAQRQQQATIVRNFVQEILTIDPNANVVVLGDLNDFEFSNPLTTLESAGLTSLIETLPANERYTYNFQGNAQVLDHILASQNLVNNLDGYDVVHINSEFFDQDSDHDPVLARFNLPPANQAPTAVTFNNTVTSINENTNTTNRIKVADISITDDGRGTNNLSLTGADASLFEIDNSVLYLRANTNLDFETRSNYSVTVAVDDPTVGNTPDATANFSLAVNNINETPIANNDSATTTDIKPAIINVLANDSDPDSNPLTINSFTNPTTGTLVRNNDNTFTYTPEIGFTGTDSFTYTVSDGNLTTTATVNLTVTLGSNQINGTNGSNILLGTSRIDIIRGLGGNDIISGLGNNDVIYGGDGNDMIDGGAGNDSLYGEKGNDILTGGDGNDTLNGGAGEDMLLGNGGNDILIGGLGRDILTGGNGRDSFYLNNGAGNADIITDFVSGVDSFVISQSEFGFNQVIGTLEPSLFRLGTSATAASDRFIYNRSSGKLFFDQDGIGSVAKVQIAQISNRPTLSSTDFNVIA comes from the coding sequence ATGTCAATTCAATTTAATGGCTCTTATTCTGAGAACTTTGATAGTTTGGCATCTTCTGGGAACAGTAATGAACTTCCTACTGGTTGGGCATTGTTGGAAACTGGAACCAGTGCAAATGTAAACGGACAGTACACGGCTGGTACTGGCTCTAATACCGCAGGCGATACATACAGTTTCGGTGCAACAGGTTCTAGTGAGAGAGCTTTTGGAACCTTGCTTTCAGGTACGATAACTCCCACAATCGGCGCAAACTTTACAAATACAACAGGTAGCACAATTACAACATTGAATTTGTCCTATAGAGGTGAACAATGGCGTTTGGGTGCAACTGGTAGGGCTGATCGCTTGGATTTTCAGTACAGTCTGGATGCAACATCTTTAAATACAGGAACTTGGGTAGATGTTGATAATTTAGATTTCAATTCTCCCGTGATTACTGGAAGTGTGGGGGCATTAGATGGAAATACTAATAGCAGCCAAATCACCGCAAGTATTACAGGGCTAAATATCCCTAGTGGAGGCACCTTTTGGTTCCGTTGGGTGGATTTTAACGCCTCTGGTTCAGATGATGGTTTGGGAATTGATGATTTTTCGCTTTCTACTGGGGTTACACCGCCTGCGGTTCCCACAGTGGCGATCGCAGCTACCGATGCAACCGCCGCCGAATCTGGAACAGAACCAGGAACTTTCCGCATCACCCGCACAGGCGATACAACCAATGCGTTGACTGTTAATTACACTGTCGCTGGTGGTGCAAATCAGACAGACTACACACCAAACCTGACGGGTAGTGTGATCATCCCTGCTGGACAGTCCTTTGTGGATGTCACAATTACACCCGTGGATGACTCGCTGGTGGAAGGGAATGAAACAGTTACGCTGACGCTGGTGGATGCTGCTGATTATGATTTAGGTGCAACTGCCACAGCTACAGTCACAATTACCGATAATGATGTTGCGCCTGGGGCAGTTCGTATTCATGATATTCAAGGCACAGCACATATTTCACCACTCAATGGCCAAGGTGTGGTGAATGTCGCCGGGATTGTTACAGCGATCGCTTCTAACGGCTTCTACATCCAAGATCCCACTCCCGATAATAATGATGCAACCTCCGAAGGGATTTTCATTTTCACAGGTACTACTTCGGCTATTCTCAGCGCCCGTACTGTCGGCGAAGCAGTTTTAGTTAGTGGTACGGTATCAGAGTTTCGTCCTGGTGGTAGCTCTAACAACCTGACTATTACCCAAATCGGTAATAACAACAGCGTACAGAGTTTGAGTGTGAGTGCTTGGACAACTGCACCAACTACAACTATTACCCCAACAATACTAGGCAATGGCGGACGGACGATACCCACCCAGGTAATCAATGATGATACTAATGGGAATGTAGAAACAGGTGGAGATTTCGATCCGGTAAATGAAGGTATCGATTTTTACGAAAGTGTAGAAGGAATGTTGGTGCAAATCAATAACGCGATCGCCACATCTCCAACCGCCAACTTTGGTACTTCTGAAGAAATCTGGGTGCTGGCAGATAACGGTGCTAATGCCACAAGTATTACTGAGCGCGGTGGCAGCTTGATTACAGCCACGGACTACAATCCAGAACGGATTCAAATTGATGATTTAATCAATGGCTCAATCACATTGCCTGATGTAAATGTCGGCGCTCAACTCAGTACAATTACAGGTGTGGTCAGCTATGATTTCAACAATTATGAAGTCCTGGTTCCATCTGCACCTATAGAAGTACAGGCATCTACTTTACAAAGAGAAGTTACAAACTTAACAGGCACTGCTGATCAATTGACAGTTGCAACTTTCAACGTGGAAAATCTTGATCCTGGTGATGGTGCAACTCAGTTTGCTAACTTGGCTAACCGGATTGTGAATAACTTGCGATCGCCTGACATTATCTCTCTAGAAGAAATTCAGGATAATAATGGGGCGATTAATGACAGTGTGGTGGATGCCAGTGTAACTTTTCAGACATTGATAGATGCGATCGCTCAAGCTGGTGGCCCTACCTACGAATATCGTCAAATTAACCCAGTGGATGATACCAACGGTGGTGAACCTGGGGGTAATATTCGTGTCGGCTTCTTGTTTAACCCCAATCGCGTCAGCTTTGTTGACCGTCCTGGTGGTGGTTCTACTACGAACATTTCCGTTACTAATGCTGATGGTACTCCTACCCTTTCTACTAGTCCTGGGTTAATTGACCCGACAAACCCCGCTTTCAGCAGCAGCCGTAAACCTTTAGTTGGTGAGTTTATCTTTAACGGTCAAAGTGTTTATCTCATTGGTAATCACTTTAACTCCAAAGGTGGCGACCAACCTTTATTCGGGCCAAATCAACCGCCAGTTCTCAGCAGTGAAGCGCAACGCCAGCAACAAGCCACAATTGTCAGAAACTTTGTGCAAGAGATTTTGACAATTGACCCGAATGCGAATGTGGTTGTGCTAGGTGACTTGAATGATTTTGAGTTTTCTAATCCTCTCACCACATTAGAAAGTGCGGGACTGACTTCTTTAATTGAAACGCTACCAGCAAACGAGCGTTACACCTATAACTTTCAAGGTAACGCCCAGGTACTTGACCATATTTTGGCAAGTCAGAACTTGGTGAATAACTTAGATGGCTATGATGTTGTTCATATCAACTCAGAGTTTTTTGATCAAGACAGCGACCATGATCCGGTTTTGGCCAGATTTAATTTACCACCAGCCAACCAAGCACCAACGGCAGTGACATTTAATAATACTGTTACCAGTATCAACGAAAATACCAACACAACTAACCGCATCAAAGTTGCAGATATATCTATTACCGATGATGGACGAGGTACAAATAACCTGAGTTTGACTGGTGCAGATGCGAGTTTATTTGAAATCGATAATTCTGTATTGTATCTGCGGGCTAACACTAACTTAGATTTTGAAACCCGTTCTAACTACAGTGTGACGGTGGCTGTTGATGATCCGACAGTTGGTAATACTCCCGATGCTACTGCTAATTTCTCCTTAGCTGTCAATAATATCAACGAAACACCAATTGCGAATAATGACAGCGCCACTACCACTGACATTAAACCAGCAATTATTAATGTCTTAGCTAATGATAGCGACCCAGATAGTAATCCCCTGACTATCAACAGTTTCACTAATCCTACAACAGGTACTTTAGTCAGAAATAACGACAACACCTTTACCTACACACCGGAAATTGGCTTTACTGGGACTGACAGTTTTACTTACACCGTTAGCGATGGTAATTTAACCACCACCGCTACAGTTAATCTCACCGTTACCCTTGGTAGTAACCAGATTAACGGCACTAACGGCAGTAATATACTTTTGGGAACTAGCAGAATCGATATTATCCGAGGTTTGGGGGGTAACGATATTATTAGCGGCTTAGGTAATAACGATGTCATCTATGGTGGAGATGGCAATGACATGATAGATGGTGGCGCTGGTAATGACAGTCTCTATGGTGAGAAAGGCAATGATATTCTGACTGGTGGAGATGGCAATGACACCTTGAATGGTGGTGCTGGTGAAGATATGCTGCTTGGTAATGGTGGTAATGACATCCTTATCGGTGGCTTAGGTCGAGATATTCTGACTGGTGGCAATGGGAGAGATAGTTTCTATCTGAATAATGGGGCTGGAAATGCCGATATCATCACTGACTTTGTATCGGGCGTTGATAGCTTTGTGATTTCGCAGTCAGAGTTTGGGTTTAACCAGGTAATAGGTACACTAGAGCCTAGTTTATTCCGTCTGGGTACAAGTGCCACCGCAGCCAGCGATCGCTTTATCTACAACAGAAGTAGCGGTAAACTATTCTTTGATCAAGATGGTATTGGTAGTGTCGCCAAAGTCCAAATAGCGCAAATATCTAATCGACCAACTCTGAGCAGTACTGATTTTAATGTGATTGCATAA
- a CDS encoding DUF2809 domain-containing protein encodes MLSLTNIRWRTILSLIIVLPVGLLYSHYRYSIGWLNQEVGGIFYEIFWCLLAFLFIPTRKAVWQIPLWVLAITCLLEFMQLWHPPFLNWVRSFWWGRMLMGTAFTWVDFPYYFIGSGLGWLWLLLIVRGAKLK; translated from the coding sequence ATGTTATCACTGACAAACATTCGCTGGCGCACCATTCTTTCACTAATTATTGTTCTGCCTGTTGGACTTTTATACAGCCACTATCGCTATTCTATTGGGTGGTTAAACCAAGAAGTAGGAGGGATTTTTTATGAGATATTTTGGTGCTTGCTGGCCTTTCTATTTATTCCGACTCGCAAGGCAGTTTGGCAAATCCCTTTATGGGTATTAGCCATTACTTGTTTATTAGAATTTATGCAGTTATGGCATCCACCTTTTTTAAATTGGGTGCGTTCATTTTGGTGGGGAAGAATGTTAATGGGTACAGCTTTCACTTGGGTAGATTTCCCCTATTATTTTATTGGCAGTGGGTTAGGGTGGCTGTGGTTGCTGCTGATAGTTCGGGGAGCAAAATTAAAATAA
- a CDS encoding FGGY-family carbohydrate kinase: protein MDLYLGIDYGTSGARAVVIDEQGNVQTEVRYPLQKKTAQHWSHRLWSLLADIPEPLRQQIKAIAINGTSSTVLLCDGAGKPVDEPLLYNDARGAVVLEQLREIAPPNHTVLSATSSLAKLLWMSQQQFFAEARYFFHQADWLAFLLHGQLGISDYNNALKLGYDVEALQYPEWLNQLAIPIQLPQVLAPGTPIAEIRPDIAMQFRFRRDCLVCAGTTDSIAAFIASGAELPGEAVTSLGSTLVLKLLSHTRIEDARYGIYSHRFGDLWLTGGASNTGGAVLREFFTNAELENLSREIDPAKVSNLDYYPLLQPGDRFPINDPKLPPRLTPRPETPKEFLHGLLESIARIEARGYELLQSLGANQVQRVYTAGGGAANSTWTAIRQRHLRVPVVASVYTEAAYGTALLAKTKYCNPQ, encoded by the coding sequence ATGGATTTGTATTTAGGGATTGATTATGGAACCTCTGGCGCAAGGGCAGTGGTCATTGATGAGCAAGGGAATGTGCAAACAGAGGTGCGCTATCCTTTGCAGAAAAAGACGGCTCAACATTGGAGTCATAGGTTATGGAGTTTATTAGCCGATATTCCTGAGCCATTACGGCAACAAATCAAGGCGATCGCTATTAATGGTACTTCTTCTACTGTTCTGCTTTGTGATGGGGCTGGTAAGCCTGTAGATGAGCCTTTACTTTACAACGATGCGCGGGGGGCGGTGGTACTAGAGCAGCTAAGAGAAATTGCACCACCAAACCATACAGTATTAAGTGCTACCTCCAGCCTCGCCAAACTTCTGTGGATGTCACAGCAACAATTTTTTGCAGAAGCTCGCTATTTCTTCCACCAAGCCGATTGGTTAGCTTTTTTGCTGCATGGACAATTAGGTATTAGTGATTACAACAATGCTTTAAAGCTAGGCTATGACGTGGAAGCTTTGCAATATCCAGAATGGTTAAACCAACTAGCAATACCGATTCAGTTACCGCAAGTTTTAGCACCAGGGACACCCATTGCCGAAATTCGCCCAGATATTGCAATGCAATTTCGTTTTCGCCGCGATTGCTTAGTGTGTGCGGGTACAACTGATAGTATTGCTGCTTTTATTGCCAGTGGTGCAGAATTACCAGGAGAAGCGGTGACATCGCTGGGTTCAACCTTGGTACTGAAATTATTGAGCCATACTCGGATAGAAGATGCCAGATATGGAATTTACAGTCATCGGTTTGGTGATTTGTGGTTGACTGGCGGTGCGTCTAATACGGGTGGTGCAGTGTTGCGAGAATTTTTTACGAATGCAGAGTTAGAAAATTTGAGTAGAGAAATTGATCCAGCCAAAGTCAGTAACTTAGATTATTATCCCTTGTTACAACCAGGCGATCGCTTTCCGATTAATGACCCCAAATTACCGCCACGACTCACACCACGTCCAGAAACACCAAAAGAATTTTTACACGGTTTACTAGAAAGTATTGCCCGGATAGAAGCCAGGGGATATGAACTATTACAAAGCTTGGGCGCAAATCAAGTACAACGAGTATATACAGCAGGTGGCGGTGCAGCAAATTCTACTTGGACTGCTATTCGTCAACGACATTTAAGAGTACCTGTCGTTGCTTCAGTTTACACCGAAGCCGCTTACGGGACAGCACTTTTAGCTAAAACAAAATATTGCAATCCTCAATGA
- the psaM gene encoding photosystem I reaction center subunit XII — protein MTISDTQVYIALVVALIPGVLAWRLATELYK, from the coding sequence ATGACCATCTCAGATACCCAAGTTTATATTGCTCTAGTTGTGGCGCTAATTCCAGGCGTTCTGGCTTGGCGTTTAGCGACAGAACTTTACAAGTAA
- a CDS encoding DUF3134 family protein: MVKLSNPALHEEPRYQSTAIIALRQEQSLLDWLASTGRLEPYVFVEHYYEDEEDDEEEVVEQCEYETGEIDHLA, from the coding sequence ATGGTTAAGCTATCTAACCCTGCTCTCCACGAAGAACCCCGTTATCAGTCAACAGCGATTATTGCGCTGAGACAAGAACAATCTTTGCTTGATTGGTTAGCAAGTACTGGTCGATTAGAACCTTATGTATTTGTGGAACACTATTACGAAGATGAGGAAGACGACGAGGAAGAAGTGGTTGAGCAGTGTGAATATGAAACAGGGGAAATAGACCATTTAGCTTAA
- a CDS encoding RNA-guided endonuclease TnpB family protein codes for MKTSYQYKIKPTKEQAEKIDKTLEMLRCQYNYLLAQRFDWYEQNRCPIDRCPLICHLPELKEQPNYYNQKASLVQLKIDRPWYKEIHSQVLQEVPKKVELAFDRWLKGDANGKKSGRPRFKGKGQYKTFTYTQFKQHHFVNNKMMLSKIGDVKVIVHRLIPDGFDIKTVSVTKKADGYYVTLSLDDKTVPTVKPDFNPDNIVGIDVGLIDFYVASDGSRIAAPKHLRKAERRLKSAQRRVSRRKKGSNRRRKAIQKLSKQHKKVADTRKDFHFKTVKLLLDKYDVVAVEKLNIKGLVKTRLAKSVNDAGWGQFVTILSNKAENAGLKVIAVKPNGTSQECSNCGHKVKKLLSQRMHNCPACHTSLCRDLNAAINIKNRGTHGLKAQLMSS; via the coding sequence ATGAAAACCTCATACCAATACAAAATCAAACCCACTAAAGAGCAAGCAGAAAAAATTGATAAAACGCTGGAGATGCTGCGTTGTCAGTATAATTATCTGCTTGCTCAGAGGTTTGACTGGTATGAACAAAATCGCTGTCCTATCGATAGATGCCCATTAATTTGTCATTTGCCGGAGTTAAAAGAGCAGCCCAACTATTACAATCAAAAAGCGTCTTTAGTTCAACTAAAAATTGATAGACCTTGGTACAAAGAGATTCACTCTCAAGTATTGCAGGAAGTCCCTAAAAAAGTTGAATTGGCTTTTGATAGATGGTTGAAAGGTGATGCTAACGGCAAAAAGTCTGGTAGACCTAGATTTAAAGGGAAAGGACAATATAAAACTTTCACTTATACCCAATTTAAACAACATCATTTTGTTAACAACAAAATGATGTTGTCAAAGATTGGTGATGTTAAGGTAATTGTCCATAGACTTATCCCTGACGGATTTGATATTAAAACTGTATCTGTTACCAAGAAAGCAGATGGTTACTACGTGACTCTGAGCCTTGATGACAAAACAGTACCAACTGTCAAACCAGATTTCAATCCCGACAATATTGTTGGTATTGATGTTGGGTTAATTGATTTTTATGTAGCTTCTGATGGTTCTAGAATCGCTGCACCGAAGCATTTACGAAAAGCTGAACGTAGATTAAAATCAGCACAGCGTAGGGTGTCAAGACGGAAAAAGGGTTCTAATCGTCGTAGAAAAGCTATTCAAAAATTGAGTAAACAGCACAAAAAAGTCGCTGATACTCGCAAAGACTTTCACTTTAAAACAGTTAAATTACTGCTTGATAAGTATGATGTTGTAGCTGTTGAAAAGTTGAATATTAAGGGACTGGTTAAAACAAGACTGGCTAAAAGTGTTAATGATGCCGGATGGGGACAGTTTGTAACAATACTTTCAAATAAAGCCGAAAATGCTGGTTTGAAGGTAATAGCTGTTAAACCAAATGGTACTAGTCAAGAATGTTCTAACTGTGGTCACAAAGTTAAAAAGCTGTTATCTCAAAGAATGCACAATTGCCCTGCTTGTCATACTAGTCTGTGCAGAGATTTGAATGCGGCTATAAACATAAAGAACCGTGGGACGCATGGTCTTAAAGCTCAATTAATGTCTTCCTAG
- a CDS encoding MATE family efflux transporter, which produces MSKDNTSGSRLISEVKQCLLLAVPLAAAQLAQSATGFVDTVMMGWLGSQTIASGGLGVAVYTFCLMITTGIIAAVSPLAAEAYGAGKPEQVGQIVRQGLRISLLLGIPITVLLWHGSTLLVLLGQDVNAASLAQTYLRAIAWGFIPALGFAVFKSFLSALSQPQLVMVTVVLGTLLNITANYVLMFGKFGLPALGLAGIGWASTLSLWSMFITLAIYVFSQRRFAVYKIFQLSSITNFNQQNWRIVWEIFQIGLPIGGLVAVEAGLFTVVTFIIGQLGTTALAAHQIALQTASMSFQMALGISLATTVRVGQLAGEENLQGVRLAGYVGIALGALSMAIAALIFWSVPKLIVSLYLDTHNSDNQDVVNLAIKLLAVAAIFQIVDGIQVTASGALRGLKDTRIPLLIGIFAYWCVGLLMGYALGIGFGYGTIGLWWGLAIGLASAAIVLSWRFRIMSSKWEKRD; this is translated from the coding sequence ATGAGCAAGGACAATACCAGTGGCTCCAGATTGATTTCTGAAGTTAAACAATGTCTGCTGTTAGCTGTTCCACTAGCAGCAGCCCAACTAGCCCAATCAGCGACCGGCTTTGTCGATACAGTGATGATGGGTTGGTTAGGCAGTCAGACGATCGCATCTGGAGGCTTGGGTGTGGCAGTATATACCTTTTGTTTGATGATTACTACAGGTATTATTGCTGCTGTTAGCCCCTTAGCAGCAGAAGCATACGGAGCCGGGAAGCCTGAACAAGTTGGTCAAATTGTGCGACAAGGGTTAAGAATCTCCCTGCTATTAGGCATTCCAATTACAGTATTACTTTGGCATGGTAGTACTTTGCTGGTACTGTTGGGGCAGGATGTGAATGCAGCCTCACTAGCACAAACTTATTTAAGAGCGATCGCTTGGGGTTTTATCCCTGCATTGGGTTTTGCTGTATTCAAAAGCTTTCTGTCTGCCCTTTCCCAACCGCAGTTAGTGATGGTAACTGTTGTCTTGGGTACGCTGCTCAATATTACAGCTAACTATGTTTTAATGTTTGGCAAATTCGGACTACCCGCCCTAGGACTAGCTGGTATTGGTTGGGCAAGTACTTTGTCACTGTGGAGTATGTTTATTACTCTAGCTATTTATGTATTTAGTCAACGTCGCTTTGCAGTTTATAAAATATTTCAGTTGTCATCTATTACTAACTTCAACCAACAAAATTGGCGCATTGTTTGGGAAATTTTTCAAATTGGTTTACCAATCGGCGGATTAGTTGCTGTAGAAGCCGGATTATTTACCGTTGTCACCTTTATTATTGGGCAATTAGGAACAACTGCGCTCGCCGCCCATCAAATTGCTTTGCAAACAGCTTCGATGTCATTTCAGATGGCCTTGGGTATTTCTTTGGCAACGACAGTGCGTGTTGGGCAATTAGCGGGAGAGGAAAACTTACAGGGTGTCCGCTTGGCTGGATATGTAGGTATTGCCTTGGGGGCTTTATCAATGGCGATCGCGGCTCTAATATTTTGGTCAGTTCCCAAATTGATTGTTTCGCTTTATCTCGACACTCACAATTCAGACAATCAAGATGTTGTCAATCTAGCAATCAAATTACTAGCAGTTGCAGCAATTTTTCAAATTGTTGATGGCATCCAAGTCACTGCCTCTGGAGCATTACGCGGTTTAAAAGATACTCGTATCCCACTGTTAATTGGGATTTTTGCTTACTGGTGTGTTGGCTTATTGATGGGTTACGCCCTGGGAATTGGTTTTGGTTATGGTACTATCGGCCTGTGGTGGGGATTAGCCATAGGTTTAGCTAGTGCGGCTATAGTTTTGAGTTGGCGATTTAGGATTATGTCATCTAAGTGGGAAAAGAGAGACTAG